The Ignicoccus islandicus DSM 13165 sequence TAGCCCAACACGCTTGCAACGACGTCTTTGAGGCAATAGGCTCGAAGTTGAGGTTGGACTACGTAAGCGTTGAGGACACAGTCAGCAACGCCGGAAGGCCGTACAGGGTAATAGGAATAGTTAACCCATCCGGTGCTTACGATTCCTACTTAGTAGGTTTAGGAGCTCACAAGGTCCTCTTCCACGGTCCCGGCGCTGTCGCTTGGGTCGATGAGAACGAAACTTGGCACAAGCTAACCGATGAGTTACCTAACGACGTTGTCGTACTAGTAACTACTACTGAGAACGGCAGAATCGTTGAGCATCAACCTACCAAGCCCGGCGCTCCAGGCGACTTCGGTCAAGCTCACACTGTAGGCGAAACTGGTAAGTTCGTCTTAATGGCCGCTCAAGTGATGGGCGACAAGGCTCCGTACAGCGTGGTAATAGCTAGCGGTGAAAGCCCCTACGGAGGATACCAGCCAATGGTAAGCTTCCGCTATCACGGACTAGCATTAGACGGTCCAAGGTTCGTAAGGAACGTATTCCTATGGGGCTTAGACTACAAGGCCGAGCTAGGAAGCATGCTAGACCTCTCTAACTTAACGGTAAACAACGTAGCCTCTAAGGTAAACCAGCAGTTAAGCGCTTACAACACCATGATTCAAGCATCGATAGCCTTAGCCGTACTAGCTATAGCCTTAGCAGTAATTCTACACTTCATATAAACCCCCATTTTTCTACTTTCACGGTAAAGGCGGATTGAAGAGAAGCATCCTAGTCGTTTCCCTTCTCGCGTACTTCCTCCTCGCTTCTTGTAAGATAAGCGACCCAACGTGGGCCGTTCCAGCAATAACCGATCCGAACGGTCACTTCACGGCGTCGATCACTGGGAAGGTACTTTCCGCATACCTAGTAAATAGCGATGGCAACTACGTGTTAACCGTTTCCAGCCAAAGCCAAGGAAGCGTCGAATTCGGGCTAACTAACGTTCCCGAAGGCCTGTACGACTTAGTGGTTGAAACCGAAGAGGGAACTTGTTACCAGCCCAATGCAGTATGGGTAACGAAGGAGTTGAAGGAAGTCACCTTGATGCACGTGACTGACACCCACATAGGCGTGTTTACCGATAGACCGGCGAGGGAATACCTAATGGCTTCAGTAATAATAGCGAACAGCGATCCTAACGTCAATTTAGTAGTTAACACTGGTGACATAGCGGATACATCGATGCCATACCAATACCAAATAAACAAGGAAGTGTTCTCGTTACTAACTAAGCCTCTCCTAGTAGTTCCCGGAAACCACGACGCACTCGGAATGAGGGACTTCTACTCGGAAATAGTTGGGCCTAGGAAGTGGTATAGGGAATTCGATGAGTTCTTGTTCCTCGCAGTAGACTCTGGAGCAGATGGTTACATCTCCCTAGATCAAGCGAAGTGGGCTTACTCGATCCTAACGACCAGTAAGGCCAAGAACAAAGTAGTGATGTTCCATCACCCACTGTTCGCTTACGTATACGATCCGAAACCTCACTCCTTCACGGCAAACAGTTGGGAAGAGCTCTACGATTTGCTCTTGTCGAAGCCCCCTAACTCGCGGTTCCCTTACATCTATACTAGCTGGCTTCAAAATGAAGACGCCCTAAAGACCTTTATAAAAGGAATATACGAAGGCGAAACTACATTAACTTTGAGTGGCCACATACACGTGGATAGCTACGCGGAGGTCAAAACTACTTACGGCAAAGCTTACTTCATAACCACTACTACTCAAGGCGGTCCAGTTAGGGAAGGCGACTATCACGGCTTCAGAATAATTCGCGTAAAGGATCGTCACGTAGAGGCGTACGGTTTCGGTAAGCCATGGGAAAGGAACGCCAGCTACAGCCTAGAAGGAGTGTACTCCCACTACAAGTTCTCTGATGACGTCTCCGCAGTTACCTTCAAGCTGGTTGACCCTAGGCTAGAGAAATTATTACCTCAGTTAATCCTCGCCGTTCCGAGCAAGGGAGAAGGCTACGGTATCTACGCTCCCGGCGCGATAGCCACTTGGAAGGAATGCACGCCCGGCGGATGTACGTACTACGCTAAGTTCCCTGCACCGAAGCTAAACCAAGTCTACGTAATGGCCGTTTACAAGGAGGACGACGCTGAAGCACCGGTAATTAAAGTAAAGACTCCTACCTCGATTTCCCCTTACAAGCCGTTCCAGTTACGTTTCGAAGTAACTGATAGTGGATGGGGTGTTGCGGAGGTTAAGGTCAAGCTTAGCGGCGTAGCCCAAGGCGAGTACGTTCTCTACAGCCAGACTAAGAAGTACAAACTGAATTTAATGCCGATACGCAAGAACGGCATCCTAAACGTAACCATAAGTGCTATGGACTTCAAGGGACACTTGACTCAAAAGAGCTTCCAAGTAAAAGTAGGCGAAGTAACCCAAGTGGCGACAACAACTACCACGACGTCAACTATAACTAAAGAAGTACCTTCCGCACAAACTCAAGTTCCCGTACCTCTAGTAGCGGCAGCAATACTCCTAGTAATCATTGCAGCCTTTCTACTTATATAGATCAACTTTTTTAACGTTTAGTTTCTCCTTGTAGATCATCTCCCCATAAAAATTGTAAACTGCTCGACCGCTTACATATTCTACGTAAGGATACGTAGTTCTACACTAAATTATCATTCTAGGTGTTACCGCTTTAACTACTACTCGAGCTACGAAACCCCTTTACGAACGGTAAAGTCGCGTGAATAAGGAAAACGAAAACAATTCTAAGTGATTCAATTGACCGATATTAAAAATTTATTTAAAATGCTCAATTTACCGAACTCTTACCCTTCCTCAATCTCCTCACTACTTTAACGAACAATGGTGAACCTAGCCATATGGCCGGTATTTCCATGTCAGAGGCATCTGGCGTGAGCGTGACAGTTACTGTTTCAGTCGTGATTGCAGCGTCTTGAGCTTCATTAGCTGCTCCGATGTAGTCACCGAGGGCAGGGTAACCGTAACCCGAGTACTTATCGAAGCCTCTCAAACCAACGTCTCTAGCGTGCTTCTTGATGTCGTCTAGAGTGAAGTTCAGCGCGTATAAGTATGCAATAGCGCCCGCAACTTCCGGGGCAGCGTAGCTGGTTCCACTGCTAAACGCTAGTACGAACTTTTCCGAGTTCTCAGACTCAACGTAACCGTAAACCGGTTCTCCGCTAATTGAGCCTCCTAGGTAAGACGAAGCCGTGTATATGCCGAGTACCAAGCCCCCGGGAGCGGCGAACGTTGCAGGATCGTAATTCGAGAAAGATGCTAGACCATTGGTTACTTCAAACGCGCTGACCGGAATTACGCCTTCGCATTGAGCTGGCCATTCGTACTCATCGTGTACCCCGTTGTACGCCTTAATGTCGCGTCCTTCGTTTCCCGCAGCTACAACGACCGTTAAACCGTTCCTCACCATGGGATCAATAATGCTTCTACAAGAGTTTTCCAAATCGTCTCTGCTATTGCGCCATCGGCCTAAACTCATGTTGACTACCTTAGCCTTTCCTTCCCTTGCCAATTGTACCGCAACTCTAGAAGCCTCTTCCAACGTATAGTCATCGAAGGCGCCTCCATGGAGGAATGAATTATCTAGGTAAACTTTACCACCTTCCGTTCGGCTTGCGTTATTTAGATACTCGTCTAGCGTTGAATATACCCCATCTATCCATATTTCGAGAAAATCTGCCTTTATTGGGATGATTCGTACCTTGACGCCTATGGACGGGGGCGCGATCCCCGTAAATACTTTAGATACTAACTCCGTACCGCTTATTTGACCTATATAGGGAGCTCCCTCGAAGAGGTATTTGTAAACTCCTTCGAACTCCCCTACTATTTGGGAAGCAACGAAGGTCCCGTGACCTACTTGATCGCTTACGTTCATTGCTTGTAGGTATATAGCGGTAACGTTGGAGGACTGGAATTTCTTGAGGCAATATTTAAAGGTCACGGTAGTGGGTAACTGGTAATACGTACCTAGGTCCGTCTGGATATAGGTTTCGTTACTAAACCTAACTTGGCCGCTATCGTCGCATACACCATTTGAGATTAGGTGGTCAATGAAGGTAGTTAACGCTACCCCGTTCTCGTAATCTATAGCGCTCCTAATCGGTTCCGGTAGGTTCCTCGCGATTCCGGTATCTATTACAATAACGCCGATTTCCCTACTGCTTTCCGGTCCTGCTTCCAATAAGCTAGTTACGTTCATGTGGTCCTCATCTAGTTGCCACGGCGTTTCGCTATCGCTTATCGGACCTTCGCTAACGTAAGGCAACGCTTCTTTAATATCGTTCTCTTCTGGCAGTACTATAGAGAGGCTGTAAACGCGTATAACCTCTGGAACGCAGTTGCTTTCGCTAGCCTTGGCTATTACGTCTAACTGAGCTTCGGGAACGACTCTCATTTCTTTATTGCATATAACTATTGCCTTGTTCGCTAAGTCGCCTCCGGTATATACGATCTTATATGAATTAACCACGCTTAGTAAAGCTATTAGAACTAACCGAGAGTATCGCAACTCTCTTCAATGACACTCACTTCTTTCGTTCATTATTGACGCTCTCAGTCTCTATTAAGCATTATTGCTCTATTATCTGAACGTCCGAACGAATTTCTCAAATCAACTTGCGTATTAAGCGTAGTTTATTACCACTGTGTGAATTCGTAATTCACGGGCAAGACCCTTGTTAAAGAAATCCTTGTCGTTAGTTCTCTTAATTATGGTCTCGGCTTCCGTTTTCGCTCAATGTTCTAAAAGCGTTACGTTAGTAGTTCTCTCGAGGCATCCAACGGAGATACTAGAAGCGGCTAGGGACGCGTTCCTTAACTCGAAGTACGCTAAGGAATTCTGTATATCCAACATAAAGTTCGTGCAATTACCGCCTGGATGGTGGCCTTACTACATCAAGTCCCATCCGGTTGACGTGGCTTGGGGAGGAGGTCCAACGCAATTCGACACTCTCTTCAAGGCCAACTTGCTCAAACCAATCGAGACTGCCCTAGCGCTCCAAGCCGCTTCGCAAGTTCCGGACACCCTAGCCGGTGTTCCATTAAAAAGAATTAAGGATGGGAAGATCTATTGGGTAGCTGCAGCTATCTCTAGCTTCGGCTTTACTATAAACACCGAGGTTGCCGAACAACTCGGCTACGATTGGACCAAGCTCAAATCTTGGAGGGACCTAGGCTCAGACGAACTCGGTCTCCTAATGCTCCAAGTAGGAGTTCCCGTTTCGGGTATAGCGGACCCAACAATGAGCACTAGCAACACTAGAATGTACGAAATAATTCTGCAAGCTTACGGATGGGACGAAGGTTGGAAACTACTCACGCTAATGGCAGCTAACTCGAAGGTTTACTCCGGCAGCAGTGCTGTTAGGGACGCAGTTATGAACGGGGAGATAATGGTTGGTATAACCATAGACTTCTACGGCTACACTGCCCACAAGCAGAACCCGGCTTGCGTTTACGTCGCCCCACCGGGCGAGACCATTGTGAACGGTGACCCAATAGCAATCACCGTATCCACGAAGAACCCCAAGGCGGCCGAGGCCTTCTTAGCGTGGGTGCTTACGGACGGTCAAGCAATATGGCTCTCGCCGGACATAAACAGGTTGCCAGCTAACCCCAACGTGTTCAATACTCCGCTAGGAAAGAGCAGGCAAGACCTTTACCAAGCCTATCAAATGATAACTAAATCTAAGTCAATGAACTTCAACGATACTCTAGCTCTCCAGTACGAAGACGCAATGAGGATGTACTTCAAGGCCACGTTAGTAGACTTACACGACCTCTTACAGAGGGCTTGGACTGAATTATTGAACGCGTACTACGTCGAGCACAGAATATCTCAAGCGGAATTCCAGAGGCTAAAGGACGAGCTAACCTCCTTCCCAACCTTCAAGGACCCATTAACTGGCAAGACTGAGACCTTCACAATTGATTACGCTATTAAAGTTAACAGCTACCTAATGAACCATCCCGAAGACATGGATAAGTTCATGAACGCTTGGAGGGAGGGAGCAAGGGTAAAATACTTAGGCGTGATTTCCTCCATCGGTTAATGCTAATTGAAGGGAAGTAGGCTACTAACGGCCCTCCTTTTAGTTACGCTCGCTTATTTGACCTTTTCGTTCTTAGCGCCTCTGCTGTCAGTTCTTTCGTCAGCATTTAGTTTCGATTGGAGCATTTTGAGCAATCGCTTCTACGTAAACCTAAACCCTATAGGCAATCCCATCGACGTTAGGACGTTTGGGAAGAGGACTTTCATTGTAATAAAGGGCGTGGACATGGGAATAATACTTAACAGCTTGATCAACGCTGCGATTGTAACTTTCTTCGCCACCTTAATAGGAACCTCCCTCGCGCTACTGATTGGTCTCTACAATTTTAGAGGCAAGAGGTTGTTCTCAACGCTAGTCTGGATACCGCTCTTAGTAGCTCCCTTCGTTAACGCTTACGTGACTAAGCTCCTCTACGGATTCAATATTCAAGGCAACACCTTAAGCTACTTGTTGAAGACCCTCGGGTTCAACGTGACGATAGGCTTCACTGGCCTAGGGGGGATAGCCCTAGCGCAGACCCTGGCGTTCTTCCCAATAGTGTACGTTAACGTTCTAGCGGTGATAAACAGCATAGACGGTAGCCTAATAGAACAAGGTTTCAGCTTAGGAGCTAAGGGCTTTACCTTAATTAGGAAAGTGATACTGCCTTTGGCCACCCCCGGTATACTAGCGGGAGCAGTGCTCGTATACATATTAAGCCTAGAGGACGTTGGAGCCCCAATAGTCTTCAACTTCAAAAACGTGATGTCTTACCAAGTGTACGAGTTCTTCCAAGAGTACGCAGCGATAGGTGGAACTTCCGCCTCGGCCTTGGCGTTTTTAATGCTAGTGTTTGCGATAACTCCCGTACTCTTAATTAGAAGGTACTTGAGCTTGAGATACTACGCCAAGATCTCCAAGGGCGCTTCGAGACCGTTTAAAAAGATGGAACTAGGTTTAAAGGGATACGTTGCCGCCTACCTCTTAATATTACCCATACTGATAGCCGCCGTAGCGCCCCAAATAGGAATATTCGTGCTCGCGTTCTCTGAGAAGTGGGTAGGTGCCCTCCCTAAGGGCTTCACCTTACACAACTTCGAGTTATTGTTCTCGAAGGAAGGCGTCTTCAGAGGTATAGTGAACAGCGTCACCTACTTGGCGTTCTCTCTACCCATACTAGCGTTCTTTGGGTTCGCTTCAGCTTACTTGACTGCTAGGGTTAAAGGCATGGAATTACTCGATCTGCTGGCTACAGCTCCCTTGGCCGTTCCGGGCTTGGTAATGGCCTTCGGATACTTCACGTTCCTTCACTCGGTAGCTCCGGGAACAGTGCTCGATCCAATAACCTTCCCAGCGTTAACGCTAGTAATAGCGTACGCGACTAGGAAGATGCCGTTTACAGTTAGATCCGTATTTACCGCGCTCTTGCAAACGCCCAAGCAATTAGAGGAAGTGGCCGAGTCATTGGGGGCCAGTAAAACAATAGTTTTGAGGGAAGTAGTGTTGCCCCTAGTAAAGAGAGGCTTGATATCTGGGTTAATGCTCTCATCAATCTATATATTGAGTGAAGTCAGCGTTAGCGTTACCATTGGAGCGCTGGGTGGAGACATAGTGGATCCGAATCACGCTGGACCCATAACCTTCGTGATAATGAGACTAATTCAATCACCTAGCTTCGTTGGAGCGCAACCTCAAGCGGTAGCGGCTAGCATGGCAGTTATATTAATGGTAATAGAGGCGATAGTCTTCGCTTTAATAAGGAAGTTGCACGTATTAGCCTATTGAAGTTAAACTTATTAGTAAAAAATCTCGAGACCCGATACGGGGCCCGTAGCTCAGCTGGAAGAGCGCCGCCCTCGCAAGGCGGAGGTCCCGGGTTCAAATCCCGGCGGGTCCACCAACACTCAAATTCCCTTCACTGCTCCACTCCCCGGTTCTCCGGAATGATTGCCCTAGTTAGCGACGTTCATTGCAACGAATCGGTGCTCAAAGTAGCTAAGCTTTCAAAGGTCATAGTGAGCAGTGGCGATTGGGACTTCTGTCCATCCGATTTCTTCCGTAAGGTATCCGAGGCGTTCGATGCCGTTTACACTATCCACGGTAACAACGACGATATCGATAAATTAGAGAAATATTTTTACCTCATAAGAGATGGAGAGGTAGTAAACGTAAGGGGTATAAAGGTAGGTGGCGTTAACGGAATAATCAGTCCCAAGGGGACCCCCAACAAGAAGGGCGTGCCCAGAAAGAAACCGGAGGAGTTCTTGAAATGGGCTCTAGCGATAAAGGGGAAAGTAGACCTATACCTAACGCACGAAGTCCCCTTCCTTCCATCCTTTTTCGGTAGAATATGGAAAAACGAGGCTACTTTGAGCGCACTGAGGGCTCTCGTTGAAGTGAGGCCCAAGGTAGCCTTAATAGGTCACTTACACGCATTCAAGTGTAAAATCGGAAACTACGGGGAGACGAGGCTAGTGCACGTAGATACGTCTGTTGGTGGTTTCGCCTTACTTCGAGACATCAAGGAAATTGAGTGTGGGGAGGGGGTCGAGCCGGGAAGCGGTGGGCCAGAGCCCCGCATCCTTGGCCGCTAGACGACCCGGCTCCGAAGAAGCTTCGGAGAAGCGTTAATAAATTAGGTGCCTAGGGGCGCCAGGGACTCTCATCGACCGCTTCCTTCGGCGGACTTCGGAGCCCCTGGAGGGCCTCAGTACTCGATAGTCCCGTGAGAAGTATATTTGTTTGGACCTTCAGTAGGAAGCATCGGAACGAGGGACTTGATCGTCATTGGAATAGACGAGGCCGGAAGGGGGCCGGTAGTAGGCAATATGTTCGTTGTAGCAGTGGCCTTAAGGGAGGAAGACATAGGGAAGCTGGAGTCGCTTGGGATAAGGGACAGTAAGAAACTAACTCCAAATAAGAGGGCCCTTTTGAGAGGGGTCGTAGAGAGGGTCGCCTTGGCTTACTCAATAGTGGAAGTATCCGTGGAGTCTATAAACGAGGGTAACTTGAACGAGCTCACTATTAAAGCCATGAAAGAGGCCTTAGCTAACGTATTAAGGGAAATAGGGAAGGTAGACTTAGTTATAGCGGACGTGGTAGGTAACGGGAAGAGGCAGTTGGAGGAACTGAGGGAGTTAGCGGATAGGGTAGTAGTGGAGAAGGGAGCGGACAGCAAGTATCCAGCCGTTTCGGCTGCCAGTATCTTAGCTAAAGAGAAGAGAGAGGAGCACGTAAGGGCGCTAAGGGCGCTTTACGGGGACTTCGGGTCGGGCTACCCATCGGATCCTAAAACGAGGAAGTGGTTAGCATTGAACTTGGAAGCGCCGATAGTGAGGAGGAAGTGGAAAACAGTTCAGAGGGTTGCTAGTAAGCAATCCAGCAAGCCATCTAAAGGACACTTGCTTTGACGCCTAGTTTCCATGTTCTTAATCGTTACCATTCCCTCTTCGTAGTCCTTCTTACCTATTATTACGACCCACTTGAAGTCCTTCTCAGAAACGTATGAAAGCGCCTTTTTCAGGGACTTGAAGTCGTCTAGAAGGGTTGAGTGAAGGCCCAAGCGCGCCAATTTCCTCTGAACTTCCAAAGCAGTCTTGGCGACCTCGGGCGCCAGTGGGATTACAGCAACTTCCCTCTTCCACTTAACGTCCTTTCCATATTTCTCTAAAGCTAGTGCTGTCCTATCCAAGCCTATGGCAAACCCCGTCGCTGGGAGCCTCTCGCCTCCGTATATTTCGCTTAAGGCGTCGTATCTACCACCGCCCGCTACCGAAACTGGGAAGTCCTCTACTTTCACCTCGTAAATTAAGCCGGTATAGTAAGCCAAGCCCCTCGCGAAACCTACCTTGAAGACGCACTTCTTTAAAACGTCGTCTGGCAAGTAGCTCGCTACTTCCTCCAAGTCCTTGGCCTCGCTTACGCCGTACTCCTTAGCGACCTCCAGTCCCTCCCTTATCGCTTCAACTCCTCCCTCGATCCCTATGAGGGTTTCTATTACTTCTATGGCCCTTTCGGGCTCCTTCGCCTTCTCCCTTAAGAAATCTTCGAGCTCCCTCAAAAGCCCCTTATCTATTAAGTGCATTGCGTGGTCTTGGTCATCTCCTTCTATGCCCTCTTTCGATAATATTTCCCGAAGCAACTTAACGCTCCCAACGATTACTTTGAAGGGTAGGTCCAACTCACTGTAGAACTCGTAGAGCATTGTGATAAGCTCGGCATCGGCTAAGGGCGATGGGGAACCCAATACCTCGAAGTCGGCCTGATAGAATTCCCTGTACCTTGCGAACTGAGGCTCATCGTACCTAAAGACGTTCACTATAGAAAAAACCTTAATCGGCTTAGGTAAGCCCCTCATTTTATTTAAATAGGCCCTAACTACTGAAGCAGTAGCTTCGGGCCTTAGGGTTACCTCCCTCTTGGCTTTATCCTTAAAAACGAACATCGTCCTCCTTATTTCCTCTCCACTCTTTAATGAGAATAGCTCGAACCTCTCAACTGTTGGCAGGAAGATCCTATCGAAGCCCCATCTTCTCGCCAATTCCTCGCTCTTTTTGGTAACGGTTTCTAGGTACAGGGCTTCGGAACCTATTATGTCTCTGAAACCTCTCAAGGGCTCTACGTTGAGCTTCATCCCTACGCCCAGAGGAGCTTGTATGCGAGCATTATTACGAGTACCACTATCATCACTAATAGAACTTGATTTATGAACAGTAGGTTATTCACGGAATTTTGAAGGTTCGTTAAAACGTCCATCATTTTGCTCATGCTTTCAGTCATCTTAACCATTGTATCGCTTAGGTTGATCATAGCCTTGTTC is a genomic window containing:
- a CDS encoding DUF2059 domain-containing protein, yielding MKKTLALGLLLVALSFAARPASPVLLADLSHGENAHGLCAFMKTMPETHWIVLVPQEDYQLPPCSIVPEVIVGNFASKEVVEALKKVDGVIIGQPTKTFSEDELKAIADWFKGGQKLLWCAGDSDYPAQGGVMEIAQHACNDVFEAIGSKLRLDYVSVEDTVSNAGRPYRVIGIVNPSGAYDSYLVGLGAHKVLFHGPGAVAWVDENETWHKLTDELPNDVVVLVTTTENGRIVEHQPTKPGAPGDFGQAHTVGETGKFVLMAAQVMGDKAPYSVVIASGESPYGGYQPMVSFRYHGLALDGPRFVRNVFLWGLDYKAELGSMLDLSNLTVNNVASKVNQQLSAYNTMIQASIALAVLAIALAVILHFI
- a CDS encoding metallophosphoesterase family protein, whose amino-acid sequence is MKRSILVVSLLAYFLLASCKISDPTWAVPAITDPNGHFTASITGKVLSAYLVNSDGNYVLTVSSQSQGSVEFGLTNVPEGLYDLVVETEEGTCYQPNAVWVTKELKEVTLMHVTDTHIGVFTDRPAREYLMASVIIANSDPNVNLVVNTGDIADTSMPYQYQINKEVFSLLTKPLLVVPGNHDALGMRDFYSEIVGPRKWYREFDEFLFLAVDSGADGYISLDQAKWAYSILTTSKAKNKVVMFHHPLFAYVYDPKPHSFTANSWEELYDLLLSKPPNSRFPYIYTSWLQNEDALKTFIKGIYEGETTLTLSGHIHVDSYAEVKTTYGKAYFITTTTQGGPVREGDYHGFRIIRVKDRHVEAYGFGKPWERNASYSLEGVYSHYKFSDDVSAVTFKLVDPRLEKLLPQLILAVPSKGEGYGIYAPGAIATWKECTPGGCTYYAKFPAPKLNQVYVMAVYKEDDAEAPVIKVKTPTSISPYKPFQLRFEVTDSGWGVAEVKVKLSGVAQGEYVLYSQTKKYKLNLMPIRKNGILNVTISAMDFKGHLTQKSFQVKVGEVTQVATTTTTTSTITKEVPSAQTQVPVPLVAAAILLVIIAAFLLI
- a CDS encoding S8 family peptidase; protein product: MVNSYKIVYTGGDLANKAIVICNKEMRVVPEAQLDVIAKASESNCVPEVIRVYSLSIVLPEENDIKEALPYVSEGPISDSETPWQLDEDHMNVTSLLEAGPESSREIGVIVIDTGIARNLPEPIRSAIDYENGVALTTFIDHLISNGVCDDSGQVRFSNETYIQTDLGTYYQLPTTVTFKYCLKKFQSSNVTAIYLQAMNVSDQVGHGTFVASQIVGEFEGVYKYLFEGAPYIGQISGTELVSKVFTGIAPPSIGVKVRIIPIKADFLEIWIDGVYSTLDEYLNNASRTEGGKVYLDNSFLHGGAFDDYTLEEASRVAVQLAREGKAKVVNMSLGRWRNSRDDLENSCRSIIDPMVRNGLTVVVAAGNEGRDIKAYNGVHDEYEWPAQCEGVIPVSAFEVTNGLASFSNYDPATFAAPGGLVLGIYTASSYLGGSISGEPVYGYVESENSEKFVLAFSSGTSYAAPEVAGAIAYLYALNFTLDDIKKHARDVGLRGFDKYSGYGYPALGDYIGAANEAQDAAITTETVTVTLTPDASDMEIPAIWLGSPLFVKVVRRLRKGKSSVN
- a CDS encoding ABC transporter substrate-binding protein; amino-acid sequence: MLKKSLSLVLLIMVSASVFAQCSKSVTLVVLSRHPTEILEAARDAFLNSKYAKEFCISNIKFVQLPPGWWPYYIKSHPVDVAWGGGPTQFDTLFKANLLKPIETALALQAASQVPDTLAGVPLKRIKDGKIYWVAAAISSFGFTINTEVAEQLGYDWTKLKSWRDLGSDELGLLMLQVGVPVSGIADPTMSTSNTRMYEIILQAYGWDEGWKLLTLMAANSKVYSGSSAVRDAVMNGEIMVGITIDFYGYTAHKQNPACVYVAPPGETIVNGDPIAITVSTKNPKAAEAFLAWVLTDGQAIWLSPDINRLPANPNVFNTPLGKSRQDLYQAYQMITKSKSMNFNDTLALQYEDAMRMYFKATLVDLHDLLQRAWTELLNAYYVEHRISQAEFQRLKDELTSFPTFKDPLTGKTETFTIDYAIKVNSYLMNHPEDMDKFMNAWREGARVKYLGVISSIG
- a CDS encoding ABC transporter permease — its product is MKGSRLLTALLLVTLAYLTFSFLAPLLSVLSSAFSFDWSILSNRFYVNLNPIGNPIDVRTFGKRTFIVIKGVDMGIILNSLINAAIVTFFATLIGTSLALLIGLYNFRGKRLFSTLVWIPLLVAPFVNAYVTKLLYGFNIQGNTLSYLLKTLGFNVTIGFTGLGGIALAQTLAFFPIVYVNVLAVINSIDGSLIEQGFSLGAKGFTLIRKVILPLATPGILAGAVLVYILSLEDVGAPIVFNFKNVMSYQVYEFFQEYAAIGGTSASALAFLMLVFAITPVLLIRRYLSLRYYAKISKGASRPFKKMELGLKGYVAAYLLILPILIAAVAPQIGIFVLAFSEKWVGALPKGFTLHNFELLFSKEGVFRGIVNSVTYLAFSLPILAFFGFASAYLTARVKGMELLDLLATAPLAVPGLVMAFGYFTFLHSVAPGTVLDPITFPALTLVIAYATRKMPFTVRSVFTALLQTPKQLEEVAESLGASKTIVLREVVLPLVKRGLISGLMLSSIYILSEVSVSVTIGALGGDIVDPNHAGPITFVIMRLIQSPSFVGAQPQAVAASMAVILMVIEAIVFALIRKLHVLAY
- a CDS encoding metallophosphoesterase family protein, yielding MIALVSDVHCNESVLKVAKLSKVIVSSGDWDFCPSDFFRKVSEAFDAVYTIHGNNDDIDKLEKYFYLIRDGEVVNVRGIKVGGVNGIISPKGTPNKKGVPRKKPEEFLKWALAIKGKVDLYLTHEVPFLPSFFGRIWKNEATLSALRALVEVRPKVALIGHLHAFKCKIGNYGETRLVHVDTSVGGFALLRDIKEIECGEGVEPGSGGPEPRILGR
- the rnhB gene encoding ribonuclease HII, with protein sequence MIVIGIDEAGRGPVVGNMFVVAVALREEDIGKLESLGIRDSKKLTPNKRALLRGVVERVALAYSIVEVSVESINEGNLNELTIKAMKEALANVLREIGKVDLVIADVVGNGKRQLEELRELADRVVVEKGADSKYPAVSAASILAKEKREEHVRALRALYGDFGSGYPSDPKTRKWLALNLEAPIVRRKWKTVQRVASKQSSKPSKGHLL
- the hisS gene encoding histidine--tRNA ligase, translated to MKLNVEPLRGFRDIIGSEALYLETVTKKSEELARRWGFDRIFLPTVERFELFSLKSGEEIRRTMFVFKDKAKREVTLRPEATASVVRAYLNKMRGLPKPIKVFSIVNVFRYDEPQFARYREFYQADFEVLGSPSPLADAELITMLYEFYSELDLPFKVIVGSVKLLREILSKEGIEGDDQDHAMHLIDKGLLRELEDFLREKAKEPERAIEVIETLIGIEGGVEAIREGLEVAKEYGVSEAKDLEEVASYLPDDVLKKCVFKVGFARGLAYYTGLIYEVKVEDFPVSVAGGGRYDALSEIYGGERLPATGFAIGLDRTALALEKYGKDVKWKREVAVIPLAPEVAKTALEVQRKLARLGLHSTLLDDFKSLKKALSYVSEKDFKWVVIIGKKDYEEGMVTIKNMETRRQSKCPLDGLLDCLLATL